The Bacteroidota bacterium genome contains a region encoding:
- a CDS encoding methyltransferase domain-containing protein — protein MNWKTKAALQKLISRLPAAERINYFLQTRITRNLPMSDEVFGQKIKAAQQHLEAFKGHHEDLEEGIVYEFGGGYDLAVPLLLHKAGIKQQLVTDIKPLLKPALVADAAKRAGLSGVVDLAALGISYKAPFDARKTNLETAGVTYIHSTDTLEHIPAEDILLILRECYRILKPGGVISCVIDLQDHYAYFDKNLSRFNFYGYGENEWQKKYNNGLQYQNRLLADDYYKLFALAGFAPIQIKLEKGEEQELGTVKLTERFAGKPKDELLNVRCHIISEKPD, from the coding sequence ATGAATTGGAAAACCAAAGCCGCTTTGCAGAAACTAATCAGCCGTTTGCCTGCGGCTGAAAGGATTAACTATTTTTTGCAAACCCGCATCACCCGCAACCTGCCTATGAGTGATGAAGTGTTTGGGCAAAAAATTAAAGCAGCTCAACAGCATTTAGAAGCTTTTAAAGGCCACCATGAAGACCTTGAAGAAGGTATTGTGTATGAATTTGGAGGGGGCTACGATTTGGCAGTGCCGCTGTTGTTGCACAAAGCAGGAATAAAGCAGCAACTGGTTACAGATATTAAACCGTTGTTGAAGCCGGCATTAGTGGCTGATGCTGCTAAACGTGCAGGGTTATCAGGTGTAGTGGATTTGGCTGCCTTGGGTATTTCTTATAAAGCCCCTTTTGATGCACGTAAAACAAATCTTGAAACTGCCGGCGTTACTTACATACACTCTACCGATACCTTAGAGCACATACCTGCTGAAGATATACTATTGATTTTGCGGGAGTGCTACCGCATACTAAAACCCGGTGGTGTGATAAGCTGTGTGATTGATTTACAAGACCATTACGCATACTTTGATAAAAACTTGTCGAGGTTTAACTTTTACGGCTATGGAGAAAACGAATGGCAAAAAAAATATAACAACGGTTTACAATACCAAAACCGACTTTTAGCGGATGATTATTACAAGCTTTTTGCCTTGGCAGGTTTTGCTCCGATACAAATTAAGTTAGAAAAAGGAGAAGAGCAGGAGCTTGGAACAGTGAAGCTTACAGAGAGGTTTGCAGGCAAACCAAAGGATGAATTATTGAATGTAAGGTGCCATATTATTTCTGAAAAACCTGATTAA
- a CDS encoding exosortase F system-associated protein, with amino-acid sequence MELLNIGFKRIFLALLALIGLALFYGLQEFDFVSWQFRFNQSFGGAMEPGTEVNFIISRLVRFLANDLLCILLIYALFNNRRFVIFGFYVQLFGLVVLFPIYIYLTLNAASNAEYSALVPLYRLVMNPILMVLLIPAFYFQQKLKK; translated from the coding sequence ATGGAGTTGCTTAACATAGGTTTCAAACGGATTTTTTTAGCACTGTTGGCCCTTATAGGGCTTGCCTTGTTTTATGGCTTGCAAGAGTTTGACTTTGTAAGTTGGCAATTTCGCTTTAACCAGAGTTTTGGCGGTGCAATGGAGCCCGGTACCGAAGTAAACTTTATCATTAGCCGCCTTGTCCGTTTTCTGGCAAACGATTTATTGTGCATCCTGCTTATCTATGCGCTTTTTAACAACAGACGTTTCGTAATTTTCGGGTTCTACGTCCAGCTTTTTGGATTAGTAGTCCTGTTTCCTATCTATATTTATCTTACGCTTAATGCAGCGTCAAATGCCGAGTATTCGGCACTTGTCCCTTTGTACCGCTTGGTGATGAATCCAATTCTGATGGTACTCCTTATCCCTGCTTTCTATTTCCAGCAAAAACTTAAAAAGTAG
- the xrtF gene encoding exosortase family protein XrtF, with protein MKTICEVQQTIKDFYNEFKPAILFLARLLVTYIVLSQIYGFWVKGYETQPDPITKGVASQVVGAMRLFYDNVSTEILEGDNSVRVWINGKPAGIAVYEGCNGVAIFYLFFAFLVGFWGGAKRLAWFSVLGIAIIHLFNLGRLLLLAYVAQNHSQLFHFTHKYLFTLSIYVIVFALWIWWIRMIKPETKAEENPQDTPPQNGVA; from the coding sequence ATAAAAACTATCTGCGAAGTGCAACAAACCATTAAAGATTTTTACAACGAGTTTAAGCCTGCTATTTTATTCTTGGCAAGGTTGCTGGTAACGTACATAGTACTGAGCCAGATATACGGATTTTGGGTAAAGGGGTACGAAACCCAACCCGACCCGATTACAAAAGGTGTTGCAAGTCAGGTGGTGGGTGCTATGCGACTGTTTTATGATAACGTAAGTACTGAAATACTGGAAGGTGATAACAGTGTGCGCGTTTGGATTAATGGCAAACCTGCTGGTATTGCCGTTTATGAAGGCTGCAACGGAGTAGCAATATTTTACTTGTTCTTTGCCTTTTTAGTAGGCTTTTGGGGCGGTGCTAAACGCCTTGCTTGGTTTAGTGTACTTGGCATTGCCATTATACATTTGTTTAACTTGGGCAGGTTGTTACTGTTGGCCTATGTGGCACAAAACCACTCACAACTTTTTCACTTTACCCATAAATACCTGTTTACACTCTCAATATATGTAATTGTGTTTGCTTTATGGATTTGGTGGATACGCATGATAAAACCTGAAACTAAAGCCGAAGAAAATCCTCAAGATACACCACCGCAAAATGGAGTTGCTTAA
- a CDS encoding glycosyltransferase, which yields MHKHYLVANFQFSVLLPVYHGNTPHEFTVTLNSILSQTLPATEVVIVRDGPVEEGISLQLETLKNTPNVKVVELPRNMGLGTALNEGLKHCSYEWVARMDADDKSQPDRFEVTVNYIISNPELDLVGSYYAEQHPKGKDFVRKVPLDFEGVLAFSGYRNPHSHPTVFYKKSAVQDAGGYVNFYFAEDWYLWLRMFKSGSQSGNIPKVLVYAQSQNYSRRLGLASVRNDFKAIGGFCKEGLITHQQYLLGIFVRALVKLLPDGWAGKFYKNYLRSATNH from the coding sequence TTGCATAAACATTACTTGGTGGCAAATTTTCAATTTTCTGTGCTGTTGCCTGTTTATCACGGGAATACCCCGCATGAGTTTACAGTGACTCTCAATAGCATTCTTTCGCAAACTTTGCCTGCCACTGAAGTTGTAATCGTACGCGACGGCCCTGTTGAAGAAGGAATTTCACTTCAACTTGAAACGCTGAAAAATACCCCGAATGTTAAAGTGGTTGAATTGCCTCGGAATATGGGGTTAGGCACTGCTCTTAACGAAGGCTTGAAGCATTGCAGCTACGAGTGGGTAGCACGTATGGATGCGGATGATAAGTCTCAACCCGACCGTTTTGAAGTAACCGTAAACTATATTATTTCCAATCCTGAACTTGATTTAGTGGGTTCATATTATGCCGAGCAACATCCAAAAGGGAAAGACTTTGTGCGCAAGGTGCCCCTTGATTTTGAAGGTGTGCTTGCGTTTTCAGGTTATCGCAACCCCCATAGCCATCCAACGGTATTCTACAAAAAATCAGCCGTGCAAGATGCGGGCGGGTATGTGAACTTTTACTTTGCTGAAGATTGGTACCTGTGGTTGCGTATGTTTAAATCAGGCTCGCAATCGGGTAATATTCCCAAAGTGCTGGTATATGCCCAGTCGCAAAACTATAGCCGCAGGTTAGGGTTAGCATCCGTGCGTAATGACTTTAAAGCAATCGGCGGGTTTTGTAAAGAAGGATTAATTACACACCAGCAATATTTGTTGGGTATATTCGTGCGGGCACTGGTGAAACTTTTGCCCGACGGATGGGCCGGTAAATTTTATAAAAACTATCTGCGAAGTGCAACAAACCATTAA
- a CDS encoding acetyltransferase, with protein sequence MQDIIIVGAGGFGREVLALLKNCNAITPAWNVLGFVDDGKTAGEIVNGFTVLGGVEYINQLQKPVAVCIAISLPEVRKAIAEQITNPHVAYPTLIHPSVIISDDEYVEMGKGCVLCINTVLTVNIRLGDFVIMNAGAIINHDAVIRSYSTIMPGVNISTGAQVGEGCYIGTGSKISKPEVITPWQKLSAGTIIA encoded by the coding sequence ATGCAGGATATCATAATTGTTGGTGCTGGCGGTTTCGGGCGTGAAGTGTTAGCGTTGCTGAAAAACTGCAATGCAATAACACCTGCTTGGAATGTTTTAGGCTTTGTTGACGACGGCAAAACGGCAGGAGAAATCGTTAACGGCTTTACTGTATTAGGTGGTGTAGAATACATTAACCAACTGCAAAAACCTGTGGCTGTTTGCATAGCAATATCATTACCCGAAGTACGGAAAGCCATTGCAGAGCAAATAACAAATCCCCACGTAGCATACCCCACACTTATTCATCCGTCAGTAATAATTTCTGACGATGAATATGTAGAAATGGGAAAGGGTTGCGTGTTGTGCATTAATACAGTGCTTACAGTAAATATTAGGTTGGGTGATTTTGTAATAATGAATGCAGGAGCAATTATTAATCACGATGCCGTAATAAGAAGTTATAGTACCATAATGCCCGGGGTAAATATATCAACCGGCGCACAAGTGGGCGAGGGGTGCTATATAGGCACCGGCAGCAAAATATCTAAACCCGAAGTCATAACCCCTTGGCAAAAACTGTCGGCGGGTACTATAATTGCATAA
- a CDS encoding glycosyltransferase family 4 protein, which produces MTYPILFVVLTVMELLYFRIADRFNIIDKPNERSSHTAITLRGGGVIFVLPPLIYCALSGGKYLWFAVGLLLISAISFVDDVRSLSGKIRVAVHLLAVSLMFVDLSIFSIHPAAIVIAYILVIGTINAYNFMDGINGITGAYSLVFLFAALLANQYTPFIQDEFIIYSAIGAVVFLMFNFRKKAKCFAGDVGSVAMAFVVLFLLIKLILTTEDYKYVLFLAVYGVDSVLTIVHRLILKQNIFVAHRLHLYQYLTNQLKWPHLAVSSLYAALQALVSAWVVFSSSVSITSFVLMLLGLGAVYVVAKRLIITNVIKPIS; this is translated from the coding sequence ATAACCTACCCAATATTGTTTGTGGTTTTAACCGTGATGGAGCTATTGTATTTTAGAATAGCGGATAGGTTTAACATTATCGACAAACCCAATGAGCGTAGCTCACATACTGCCATTACCCTTCGTGGGGGAGGCGTTATTTTTGTTCTGCCGCCGCTAATTTACTGTGCGTTGAGCGGTGGCAAGTACTTGTGGTTTGCAGTGGGGCTTTTGCTTATTTCGGCCATCAGCTTTGTTGACGATGTTCGCAGTCTTTCAGGCAAAATACGGGTGGCTGTTCATTTATTGGCAGTATCACTCATGTTTGTTGATTTGAGTATATTTTCAATACATCCCGCTGCAATAGTAATCGCGTATATTTTAGTTATCGGCACAATTAACGCTTATAACTTTATGGATGGGATTAACGGTATCACTGGGGCTTATAGCTTAGTGTTTTTGTTTGCTGCCTTACTTGCCAACCAATACACTCCATTTATTCAAGACGAGTTTATCATTTACTCGGCAATAGGAGCTGTTGTATTTTTAATGTTCAATTTCCGAAAAAAGGCAAAATGCTTTGCGGGCGATGTGGGCAGTGTAGCCATGGCGTTTGTTGTGTTGTTTCTGCTTATAAAACTTATTTTAACTACTGAGGATTACAAATACGTACTGTTTTTAGCGGTGTATGGAGTTGATAGTGTACTTACCATTGTACATCGTCTTATACTTAAACAAAACATATTCGTAGCCCATCGTTTGCACTTGTACCAATACCTGACCAATCAACTTAAATGGCCGCATTTGGCGGTAAGTAGTTTGTATGCAGCTTTGCAGGCTCTTGTTTCGGCTTGGGTGGTTTTCTCGTCTTCAGTATCTATAACAAGCTTTGTGCTGATGCTACTTGGATTAGGTGCAGTGTATGTAGTGGCAAAAAGATTAATCATTACTAACGTCATTAAGCCGATTTCTTAA
- a CDS encoding Gfo/Idh/MocA family oxidoreductase, with translation MQKADIRFAILGFGHIGRRHATIVNNYEGATLVAVIDTDANAQHHELYPTGIPFFNSAEEFYKSGIEADVITVATPNGLHCPQAIQALEHHCNVVIEKPMGLTKAECEAVIFKALNVSKQVFVVKQNRYSPPSRWMKEVVGAGIIGDVLMVQVNCYWNRDERYYKEGGWKGSTDLDGGTLFTQFSHFVDIMYWVFGDIKNPHAIFKDFNHKHTTTFEDSGVVNFEFVNGGIGCINFSTAVWDTNMESSITVVGTKGSFKVGGQYMNEIEYCHIKDYTLPQLEATNPPNDYGPFKGSAANHHYVIENVVKTLNGKDTITANALEGLKVVDIIERIYQSRDLSKIK, from the coding sequence ATGCAAAAAGCTGATATTAGGTTTGCTATACTTGGGTTCGGTCATATTGGCCGCCGTCATGCTACCATCGTAAATAACTACGAGGGGGCAACATTGGTGGCTGTAATTGATACGGATGCTAATGCCCAACATCACGAGCTTTACCCCACCGGAATTCCTTTTTTCAATTCAGCCGAAGAGTTTTATAAATCAGGTATTGAGGCCGATGTAATTACAGTAGCTACGCCCAACGGGCTGCATTGCCCGCAAGCCATACAGGCGTTAGAGCACCATTGTAATGTGGTGATTGAAAAGCCGATGGGGCTTACCAAAGCAGAATGTGAAGCTGTAATTTTTAAGGCGTTAAACGTTTCGAAGCAAGTATTTGTGGTGAAGCAAAACCGCTACAGCCCGCCGAGCCGTTGGATGAAAGAGGTTGTGGGTGCAGGCATTATAGGCGATGTGCTGATGGTGCAAGTGAACTGCTATTGGAACCGTGATGAGCGGTATTACAAAGAAGGTGGCTGGAAAGGTTCGACTGATTTGGATGGGGGAACATTGTTTACCCAGTTTAGTCATTTTGTAGATATTATGTATTGGGTGTTTGGGGATATTAAAAACCCCCACGCCATATTTAAAGACTTTAACCATAAACATACTACCACCTTTGAAGATAGCGGGGTTGTAAACTTTGAGTTTGTGAATGGAGGTATCGGGTGTATTAACTTTTCTACCGCAGTGTGGGATACCAATATGGAAAGCAGTATTACTGTTGTTGGTACCAAAGGCAGCTTTAAAGTAGGCGGCCAATACATGAACGAGATAGAATATTGCCATATTAAAGATTATACACTCCCTCAATTAGAGGCCACCAACCCGCCTAATGATTACGGCCCGTTTAAGGGCAGCGCGGCTAATCATCATTATGTGATTGAGAACGTAGTGAAAACACTGAACGGGAAGGATACTATTACCGCCAATGCTTTAGAAGGATTAAAAGTGGTGGATATAATTGAGCGGATATATCAATCAAGAGATTTATCAAAGATTAAATGA
- a CDS encoding acyltransferase — MISIKSFRRVTSSNNFIPEIDGLRFIAIITVVFLHTNTNFLRVYENIVPADYSNSFIFHLLDSGSVGVDVFFSISGFILGLPFAKYYLQNGHKVSIKNYFIRRLTRLEPPYILSLVALFVAGIFISGYTWAEYGDSFIATLLYVHFPLYGVWSPINPVTWSLEVEVQFYILAPLLAALLFIKNTNVRRVLLPLSIIAIDIIVPYLFDDIVDLRLHKTIVSYLHSFLVGFLFVEIYLFGLDKIKKSYLFDVLGVVALVLIYQFHLNRELYGRIVFDAGALMLFLSVFRGRLFNNFFTKDVITAIGGMCYSIYLLHYAVLYIVMKGLSIISFGGFLPTIIINFVISIFALLVVSAVFFKLVEQPCMDKNWPQKLMNYFKTRLGAANAKS; from the coding sequence ATGATTAGCATCAAATCGTTCAGAAGGGTTACCTCTTCCAATAACTTTATTCCCGAAATTGATGGTCTGCGTTTTATAGCCATCATCACGGTAGTTTTTTTGCACACCAATACCAATTTTTTGCGTGTGTACGAAAACATTGTTCCTGCCGATTATTCCAACTCATTTATCTTCCATCTGCTTGATAGCGGTAGTGTAGGTGTTGATGTTTTCTTTTCCATCAGCGGCTTTATACTTGGGTTGCCTTTTGCCAAGTACTACCTGCAAAACGGTCATAAAGTGAGTATTAAAAACTACTTTATTCGCCGACTCACAAGACTTGAACCTCCCTACATACTTTCATTAGTTGCCCTTTTTGTGGCAGGTATATTTATTTCAGGCTACACATGGGCTGAATACGGCGATAGCTTTATTGCTACGTTACTGTACGTTCATTTCCCGTTGTATGGGGTTTGGAGCCCTATTAACCCTGTAACTTGGAGTTTAGAGGTTGAAGTACAGTTTTACATACTTGCGCCATTGTTGGCCGCGTTGCTGTTTATCAAAAATACCAATGTCCGCAGGGTGTTATTACCGCTCTCAATTATTGCTATTGACATAATTGTACCCTATTTATTTGATGATATTGTTGATTTGAGGCTGCACAAAACCATTGTGAGTTATTTGCACAGCTTTTTAGTAGGGTTTTTATTTGTTGAGATTTACCTGTTTGGCCTTGATAAAATTAAAAAGTCCTACCTATTTGATGTATTGGGGGTTGTGGCATTAGTATTAATTTATCAGTTCCATTTAAATAGAGAATTGTATGGGCGCATAGTGTTTGATGCCGGTGCGTTGATGTTGTTTTTAAGCGTATTCAGAGGCAGGTTATTCAACAACTTCTTTACTAAAGATGTTATTACGGCTATCGGCGGTATGTGCTACAGTATTTACCTATTGCACTACGCCGTTTTATACATTGTGATGAAGGGATTAAGCATTATAAGTTTTGGAGGTTTTTTACCCACCATTATTATAAACTTTGTAATCTCTATTTTTGCGCTACTGGTGGTTTCGGCAGTGTTTTTTAAACTGGTTGAACAGCCCTGTATGGACAAGAACTGGCCGCAAAAATTAATGAATTACTTTAAAACCCGCTTGGGCGCAGCCAATGCAAAAAGCTGA
- a CDS encoding NAD-dependent epimerase/dehydratase family protein codes for MTKRILLTGASGFLGNYIKKAFDTSGFWVDTIGRSNSTVQCDLSSQTPQLPNVYQVVVHAAGKAHMVPKTEVEKQAFFDVNLQGTKHLISAIEASGQVPQTFVFMSTIGVYGLDKAENITEAHPLNATDPYGQSKIQAEAFVREWCTKNGIAYFNLRLPLISGANPPGNLGSMIKALKKGYYFRIGKGSARKSIVLAEDVAAFLPSLFENKQSGEYNLTDGVNPTFAQIEDKIAHYIGSKVKIVIPAAIAKLIATVGDFIPKFPLKSRQYNKITSTLTFSDEKARKQLNWVSRSFIDTPVT; via the coding sequence TTGACCAAGCGGATTTTACTTACCGGAGCCTCCGGCTTTTTAGGTAATTATATCAAGAAAGCCTTTGATACGTCAGGTTTTTGGGTGGATACCATTGGACGCTCAAACAGCACAGTGCAGTGTGATTTGTCATCACAAACACCTCAATTGCCAAATGTGTATCAAGTAGTAGTTCATGCCGCGGGCAAAGCGCACATGGTGCCCAAAACCGAGGTAGAGAAACAAGCTTTTTTTGATGTAAATCTTCAAGGTACTAAACATCTAATCTCAGCTATTGAAGCAAGCGGGCAAGTACCCCAAACGTTTGTTTTTATGAGCACAATTGGTGTGTACGGGCTGGATAAGGCTGAAAACATTACCGAGGCTCATCCTTTAAATGCAACCGATCCCTACGGCCAAAGTAAAATACAGGCAGAGGCTTTTGTGCGAGAATGGTGTACAAAAAACGGGATAGCCTATTTCAACCTGCGTTTACCACTGATTTCAGGTGCAAATCCTCCCGGTAATTTAGGAAGTATGATAAAAGCCCTTAAAAAGGGGTATTATTTCAGGATAGGAAAAGGCAGTGCCAGAAAATCGATAGTATTGGCTGAAGATGTAGCTGCATTTTTACCTTCATTGTTTGAGAATAAACAATCAGGAGAGTATAACCTTACAGACGGTGTTAATCCTACTTTTGCTCAAATAGAAGATAAAATAGCGCACTATATCGGGTCAAAAGTTAAAATTGTTATTCCGGCAGCTATAGCTAAACTGATAGCAACGGTAGGTGATTTTATTCCGAAGTTTCCGCTAAAAAGCCGCCAGTACAATAAAATTACTTCAACGCTTACTTTCTCTGACGAAAAAGCGAGGAAACAACTTAATTGGGTATCACGCTCATTTATTGATACTCCTGTTACATGA
- a CDS encoding PIG-L family deacetylase, which yields MINNFKNILVLAPHTDDGELGAGGTIAKLIENGANVWYAAFSTAQQSVPEGYPKDILTREVKAATQKLGIPAENLLVFNYEVRKLNYVRQEILEELIRIGKSQKFDAVFMPTLHDIHQDHSTIANEGLRAFKNTTLLGYELIWNNLTFNTQCFVKLEQRHVDSKVAALQQYQSQSHRDYMKTDFITSLARARGVQIGSQYAEAFEVLRWVMD from the coding sequence GTGATAAATAACTTTAAAAATATACTTGTACTAGCACCCCATACTGATGATGGTGAACTTGGGGCGGGCGGTACTATTGCCAAATTGATAGAAAACGGTGCCAATGTATGGTACGCTGCATTTTCAACTGCACAACAATCCGTGCCTGAAGGATATCCTAAAGATATTTTGACCCGAGAGGTGAAAGCAGCAACTCAAAAACTGGGTATCCCTGCTGAAAACCTTTTAGTGTTTAACTACGAGGTGCGTAAACTGAATTATGTGCGACAGGAGATTTTAGAAGAACTGATTCGCATTGGTAAATCGCAAAAGTTTGATGCGGTGTTTATGCCCACCTTGCACGATATTCACCAAGACCACAGTACCATTGCCAACGAGGGGCTTAGGGCGTTTAAAAACACAACCCTGCTTGGCTATGAGCTCATTTGGAATAATCTTACTTTTAATACCCAATGTTTTGTGAAATTGGAGCAGCGACACGTTGACAGCAAAGTGGCTGCTTTGCAACAATATCAATCACAAAGCCACAGGGATTATATGAAAACCGATTTTATTACTTCGTTAGCCCGTGCACGCGGTGTACAAATCGGCTCTCAATATGCCGAGGCTTTTGAAGTATTAAGGTGGGTAATGGATTAA